Part of the Myxosarcina sp. GI1 genome, ATTATTTGTTAGCAACAGTCGAACTGCCGATTATCAACCATATTCTCGAAGCTTCCAAAGAGCAACCGTGCCTGAGCCTTCGCCTCGATCTCGATTCCACTTTGGTTGCTTCAGTTATGGTCGAGGCAGGCTATCCCGCATCCCAAAGTATTGCCAATGTTAAAGCGATCGATGTGAGTCCACTAGATGCCCCCTTGCTCGATGCCGTTGTTCGCCTCGTTCGGCTATTGGACAAGCCTGCTGAGGCGCGGGTTTTGATCCCCTTAGTCACACGAGAAATTATTTATCGACTTCTAATTGGAGAGCAAGGGAATCGGCTCTGTCATATTGCGGTTCTGGGTAGCCATGCTCCCCATATTGCTAGAGCCGTCGAGCGACTGCGTAAAGACTTCGATCGACCACTTCGGATTGAAACCCTCGCACGAGATCTTGGCATGAGCGTTTCGGGTTTCCACCATCACTTTAAGGCTGTCACTGCCATGAGTCCTTTGCAGTTTCAGAAGCAACTGCGACTCCAAGAAGCTCGCCGTCTGATGCTGGGGCAAAACCTCGACGCAACTGATACCGCATACCAGGTAGGGTATGACGATGCCTCGCACTTTAATCGGGAGTACAAGCGGCTCTTTGGCGCACCACCGATACGTGATGTGGAACGACTGCGAGAAGCTATTAGAGAGGGCAGATTTAGCGAAGCTGATACATAAAGCAGTTCGGACAACGTAACGCTATACATTTAAATGTCTGGTGTTAAGATTCTGGTGTCTAATCGATCGTTTCTTTGTGACTATTACCATCTGCTTGTATCCAAACTAAACCCTGAATATGACAGGTACGGGCATAGGTTCTGATTTGGTCTGGAGAACGCCCACCCAGATCGACTTCGACTCTAACCAAATGTTCTTGCTGGCGTAGTTTGCGAGCATATTGCAAGGCAAAAACACGCGCCTCTGTAGTTTCGGGTATTACCAGCCAATCGATCGCTGGAGTTTGCTGGGGCAGCATGGTAGTAGAAAGCAGACAAGAATGTAAGTCTTCGATATTAAAAGAAAAACCTACACCTGGAGAGCTTTTTCCTTGAGGGTGATATAGCTCTAACAGGCGATCGTAACGCCCTCCTTCACCCAAAATATAGGATTGGGAATCTTGAAAGCTAACGGCTTTAAAAATAATTCCCGTATAGTAATCAAAGGTCTGTAGCAAACTGAGATCGAGAACTAAAGGCAAAGGTTGAGAACTGCTCTCTTGCAGTAGTTCGATTAATGACTTGAGATTTTCTACAGTTACTCTCGCCGCATCATCTAAATCCAAACTGGCAACTTTGGCTAAGACAGTTTCTGGTTTGCCTCTTAAGTCAAATAACCACAAAGCTCTCGCTTTTAATTCTGGTTCGAGAGGCAAATTTTGCAAAGCAATGCGGTCTAAATTAGCAATACAGCGACCTACCTGCTGTCTGAATTGCTGAGGAAAAACCGCCAGTAGCGATCGCGTCAATTCTGCTTCTCCTAAAAGAATCGACCAGTCTTTGATGCCCAAACTTTGCAAGCAGTCTGCTAACAGTAAAATTATTTCGGCATCGGCTAAAATACCGCCAGCAAACAGTAGCTCTACTCCAGCCTGATAAAATTCTAGTTGACGACCGCGATCGCCGTGGGGAGAATTGCGAAAGACATTAGCGCGATAGCAAAGTCTTTGGGGATAAGTATCGCCTGCCATACGGGTTACGGCAGCGCGGGCAATTGAAGCAGTTAATTCGGGGCGCAATCCTAAAGTTTTTTCCGACTCATTTAAGACTTGAATTACGGTAGAAGGTTTAATCGAGCCGCCAGCAGTTAGAGTATCGAGCCATTCGAGAGTAGAAGTAACAATACGTTGATAGCCCCATTGCTGAAATATTGACTGTAGGCGATCGTTAATCCAGCGTTTTTGCTCTACTTCTAAAGGTAATAAATCTCTGGCTCCAGCAGGTGGTTGATAGATCATCAGTCAATATAAGCAACAAATACATACTCGGTCATCTTATCTGAATTTAGCTCTTTACTTGCAAATTTACTTCCATTCAGAAAAAATTGTTTCAATTCTGGCGATCGCTTCATCTGCTGCCTGTTCGGGACTGACTCCATCTACAATTATGCGATTTAGTGCCAGTCCCCAAACGTTTTCTTCTAATACCGAACTGTAAATTGGATTTTGAACGGAATAAAACAGTCTTGTTTGACCTTTGGTTAGAGTTTTAGTTGCAGTAGAAATATGGAGATCTTGAGGATTAGTCCAGAAAGAATCTTGTATTGCAGGAATTATTGCTGGTAAATATCTACCTCCAGCACTTTTAAGATAATTGTTAATCACCTCTGGTTGAATGAGATAACTAAGAAAATCTTTTGCCAGTTCTCGATTCTTTGCTGTATTTAAAATTGCGGCTTGTCTGACAGAAACTAAATGTTTGAGGCGA contains:
- a CDS encoding ATP phosphoribosyltransferase regulatory subunit, with the protein product MIYQPPAGARDLLPLEVEQKRWINDRLQSIFQQWGYQRIVTSTLEWLDTLTAGGSIKPSTVIQVLNESEKTLGLRPELTASIARAAVTRMAGDTYPQRLCYRANVFRNSPHGDRGRQLEFYQAGVELLFAGGILADAEIILLLADCLQSLGIKDWSILLGEAELTRSLLAVFPQQFRQQVGRCIANLDRIALQNLPLEPELKARALWLFDLRGKPETVLAKVASLDLDDAARVTVENLKSLIELLQESSSQPLPLVLDLSLLQTFDYYTGIIFKAVSFQDSQSYILGEGGRYDRLLELYHPQGKSSPGVGFSFNIEDLHSCLLSTTMLPQQTPAIDWLVIPETTEARVFALQYARKLRQQEHLVRVEVDLGGRSPDQIRTYARTCHIQGLVWIQADGNSHKETID
- a CDS encoding AraC family transcriptional regulator; translation: MNAANKSETSAINLIDDPQAKREAERMQANRDELVERISQAIDRDGKIEPLKGLHFYRFSSPMEACHAVSIPAFCIIAQGSKEVLLGNDRYQYDPAHYLLATVELPIINHILEASKEQPCLSLRLDLDSTLVASVMVEAGYPASQSIANVKAIDVSPLDAPLLDAVVRLVRLLDKPAEARVLIPLVTREIIYRLLIGEQGNRLCHIAVLGSHAPHIARAVERLRKDFDRPLRIETLARDLGMSVSGFHHHFKAVTAMSPLQFQKQLRLQEARRLMLGQNLDATDTAYQVGYDDASHFNREYKRLFGAPPIRDVERLREAIREGRFSEADT